GGACAAAATTTTAAATCTACTTGATTTTTTTAAATTTTCCTTGTTATAATCAAATAAAAATATAACAAGGAAAAAATTATGATACAAGATATTGATCTTTCACGCAAATATTTCTATGAATTTTTTTCCAAAGCATTTAATTTTATCGATGAAAATGAATTTAAAATTTGGCATGAGCAAGTTTTGATTTTAGCACAAAGTCCTTTGGATGAAAATTTAAATTCTGATTTTGAAAAACTTAGTAAATGTGATTTTGTTAGTTTTAAAGAAGAACAAAACGCTGTTTTTTTTGATTTTTCTTATGTTAATGTTCCTATGAGTGCTTCTTTTTATGATGAAGGCAGAGATGATGGAAAAATGAAACTTCAAGCTTGTGAGATTATTAGAAAAACTAAATTTAGAAAAAAAGAAGATTGCAGACAAAGTGAAGATGAATTTGGATTTTTATTTGCTTTTATGGCAAGTATTATAGAATATGATTTAAAGATAGCACAGCAATTATTTCGTTTTGTGATAAATCCTGTTATAGATGAATTTATTGAAAAATTACAAATTCATAAAAATTCTAATTTTTATGTCTGTATTGCTAATATAATGAAAATTTTCTTTATAAATGAAAGAGCTTATTTAGAAGTGCAAGCTCCAGTTAAAAAAGAAGGAAAAAGCATTGCTGATGAAGCCTTACAAAGACTTCCTTATGAACCAAGACTTCCTACTAAATTTAGCAAAACAAATATAGAAGAACTTAGCAAATTATAAAATCAATATGTATTTTGTTACCAAAATACATATTATCAAAATTAACTTATTTATGAAAATAAAAATTAAATAAAATCTTAAGTGAAAATATGCAAAATTTATCATGTTTAAGTATGCAAAAGCTTTAGATAAATCTTTTGTAAATTATTCTTTACTTTATTTCAAAGGAGAGAACATGGAGGCTAACCAAAGAAGGGATTTTCTAAAAAAATCTTTGAAAATTGGTGCTTTAGGAGTGGTAGCCGGAGCTAGCGTAAGTGCTTTAGCAAAGGAAGATCATCAAGAGCAAAATGTAGTTTTGGGAAAAAGTACTAAAGAAGAAGTGCTTTATAAAAAAACTATGCATTGGGAAAAATACTACAAAATCGCTTATTAAGAGAAAGGAAAGGTAATGGCATTAGCAAGAAGAAATTTTCTTAAGCTTGCTGGTATTGCTGGTCTTGGAAGCGCTGCTTTTGGTAGTGAGAATAAAGCTATTAGAGCTGCTAGTGCGCAAGAGGTGGCAAATCCTTATCCAGATTCTAAGATTGTTAGAACAATCTGTAGTATCTGTAGTGCAGGCTGTGGGATTAAGGCAGAAGTTCAAGATGGTGTTTGGGTGCGTCAAGAAAACGCTATAGAACATCCTATTTCACAAGGATCACATTGCTGTAAAGGAATAGATCAAATCGATCTTACTAAATCCAAACAACGCATTAAATATCCTATGAAAAAAGAAAATGGAAAATGGGTGCGTTTAACTTGGGAACAAGCTATCAATGAAATTGGTGATAAAATGCTTGAAATTCGTAAAGAAAATGGCCCAGATAGTGTTATGTTTTTAGGTTCAGCTAAATTTAATAATCAACAAGCTTATTATTTTAGAAAATTTGCAGCATTTTGGGGAACTAATAATATAGACCACGTTGCTAGAATTTGACACAGCGCAACAGTCGCCGGTGTGGCGAATACATGGGGTTATGGCGCTATGACAAATCATTTTGGTGATGTAACTAAACACTCAAAAATGATGATTATTTTTGGTGCAAATACTGCCGTTGCAAATCCTATTGGATTTAAGCATTTATTACAAGCAAAAGATCGCAATAATGCTAAATTAGTTGTGGTAGATCCTGTTTTTACAAAAACTGCAGTGCATGCAGATGAATTTGTAAGAATTCGTCCAGGAACTGATATAGCATTAGTTTATGGTATGCTTCATTTGATTTTTAAAAATGGTTGGGAAGATAAAGAATTAATCAAAACTAGAACT
The genomic region above belongs to Campylobacter peloridis LMG 23910 and contains:
- a CDS encoding TorD/DmsD family molecular chaperone, giving the protein MIQDIDLSRKYFYEFFSKAFNFIDENEFKIWHEQVLILAQSPLDENLNSDFEKLSKCDFVSFKEEQNAVFFDFSYVNVPMSASFYDEGRDDGKMKLQACEIIRKTKFRKKEDCRQSEDEFGFLFAFMASIIEYDLKIAQQLFRFVINPVIDEFIEKLQIHKNSNFYVCIANIMKIFFINERAYLEVQAPVKKEGKSIADEALQRLPYEPRLPTKFSKTNIEELSKL
- a CDS encoding twin-arginine translocation signal domain-containing protein is translated as MEANQRRDFLKKSLKIGALGVVAGASVSALAKEDHQEQNVVLGKSTKEEVLYKKTMHWEKYYKIAY